A single Streptomyces sannanensis DNA region contains:
- a CDS encoding SMI1/KNR4 family protein: MVATLSEIRALLGDPRFNWSDPAPWIELEQELGVEFPADFREIVDAYGSISINGQLYLNHPAGHLLHSLGKDIRLDLDFWREEDMAEFLPSPVGPNPGELMPVATATTGEAVFLRVPDDPSSPWRVVVQEMDSPAWTLYEMTFSEWLLAYLKGRDVTLCSRNRAPDGPSYEFLP; the protein is encoded by the coding sequence GTGGTGGCAACGCTTTCAGAGATCCGAGCCCTGCTGGGTGACCCTCGGTTCAACTGGTCGGATCCGGCACCGTGGATCGAACTGGAGCAGGAACTCGGCGTCGAATTCCCTGCGGACTTCCGTGAGATCGTGGACGCCTACGGCTCGATCTCGATCAACGGGCAGTTGTATCTGAACCACCCCGCCGGTCACCTTCTGCACAGCCTGGGAAAGGACATCAGGCTGGATCTCGATTTCTGGCGCGAGGAGGACATGGCGGAGTTCCTGCCCAGTCCGGTGGGGCCGAACCCCGGCGAATTGATGCCGGTGGCGACGGCCACGACGGGCGAAGCGGTTTTCCTTCGCGTTCCCGACGACCCCTCGTCGCCCTGGCGCGTCGTGGTCCAGGAAATGGACAGTCCGGCGTGGACTCTCTACGAGATGACGTTCAGTGAGTGGTTGCTGGCCTATCTCAAGGGGAGAGACGTGACGTTGTGTTCCCGCAACCGCGCGCCCGACGGACCGTCCTACGAATTCCTGCCCTGA